One window of Sporocytophaga myxococcoides genomic DNA carries:
- a CDS encoding helix-turn-helix domain-containing protein, translating to MNIATEIRNLYNPIQPTVKQSAEKVTYIEFLPDIKLQPFIYCYWQLKTTQILTEQFNYRVVADGCIDIYFELNNPQENYVMGFCKKFTEFPLENTFNYVGVRFLPTMFPQLFGINAMELSNRFEHLHLVVPYLSDFIIHSFNENQQQEKIRTLLDNYFLDQITKSTFDYDSRLYGAIEIILKKFGVLDVEKELNTGISTRQLRRLFEFYIGDTTKTFSKIVRFQNILKAKPSSQSLRQNKLFFDVGYYDQSHFIKEFKNFYGVTPSKAFGR from the coding sequence TTGAACATAGCAACAGAAATAAGAAACTTATACAACCCAATTCAACCGACAGTAAAGCAATCGGCTGAAAAGGTTACCTATATTGAATTTTTGCCTGACATAAAACTTCAACCATTCATTTATTGCTATTGGCAACTAAAAACAACACAAATACTTACCGAACAGTTTAATTATCGTGTTGTAGCTGACGGTTGTATCGATATCTATTTTGAACTCAATAATCCGCAGGAAAATTATGTTATGGGTTTCTGCAAGAAGTTTACTGAATTTCCTCTCGAAAACACATTTAATTATGTTGGCGTTCGATTTTTACCGACAATGTTTCCGCAACTTTTTGGGATCAATGCAATGGAATTAAGTAATCGCTTTGAACATTTGCATTTAGTTGTTCCATATTTGTCCGACTTTATTATACATAGTTTCAACGAAAATCAACAACAAGAAAAAATCAGAACTTTGCTCGACAACTATTTTCTTGATCAAATTACCAAAAGCACATTTGACTATGATAGCCGATTATACGGAGCGATAGAAATTATCTTGAAAAAATTCGGAGTTCTTGACGTTGAAAAAGAATTAAATACTGGTATCAGCACAAGACAACTTCGTAGACTCTTTGAGTTTTACATAGGTGATACAACCAAGACCTTCAGCAAGATTGTCCGGTTTCAAAATATCCTTAAAGCAAAACCTTCAAGTCAAAGTTTACGACAAAACAAACTATTCTTTGATGTAGGTTATTATGACCAATCACATTTCATCAAAGAGTTCAAAAATTTTTATGGAGTAACTCCCAGCAAAGCCTTTGGAAGATGA
- a CDS encoding VOC family protein, protein MKRIVLTITAICLLVMGCSQKNLTIKKENKMKLNAGIITEKLAETKAFYTQTLGFGVTFENEFYLLLHTPNHEAEISFLLPNHPSQQPIFQAPFQNQGAYLTIEVDDVDSIYKKLKDKGVEIKIDIRNEAWGDRHFAIQDPNGVGIDIVKYSPPTEN, encoded by the coding sequence ATGAAACGGATAGTTTTAACCATTACAGCGATTTGCCTTTTGGTTATGGGCTGTTCACAGAAAAATTTAACAATTAAAAAGGAAAACAAAATGAAATTAAATGCAGGTATCATAACAGAAAAATTAGCGGAAACAAAAGCGTTTTACACACAGACATTGGGCTTTGGCGTAACATTTGAAAATGAATTTTACCTTTTGTTGCACACGCCAAATCACGAAGCAGAAATAAGTTTTTTGCTTCCAAACCACCCAAGTCAGCAACCGATTTTTCAAGCACCTTTTCAAAATCAAGGTGCTTATTTGACTATTGAAGTTGATGACGTGGACAGTATTTACAAAAAGTTAAAAGACAAAGGTGTTGAAATCAAAATCGATATTCGCAACGAAGCTTGGGGCGACAGACATTTTGCAATTCAAGACCCTAACGGAGTTGGTATTGACATTGTAAAATATTCGCCACCAACAGAAAACTAA
- a CDS encoding DoxX family protein has translation MNTIAYLLLRLAIGASMFGHGLVRFPKLSSFSSWMVTGFEKSILPQALVVSFSYALPFIEFGVGFLLIIGLFTEVALISGTAVMILLIFGSSLIESWEAIPSQLIHVMIFVWLLQFKGGNGISADQLFFRK, from the coding sequence ATGAATACAATAGCTTATTTATTATTAAGGCTTGCAATAGGCGCAAGTATGTTTGGTCACGGTCTGGTTCGTTTTCCAAAGCTTTCCTCATTTAGCAGCTGGATGGTAACGGGATTTGAAAAATCCATTCTGCCTCAGGCATTAGTAGTGTCTTTCAGCTATGCTTTGCCTTTCATAGAGTTTGGTGTAGGTTTCCTTTTGATTATCGGGCTTTTTACTGAAGTAGCACTGATCTCCGGGACTGCAGTTATGATACTACTTATATTCGGTAGTTCTCTTATAGAAAGCTGGGAAGCAATTCCTTCCCAATTAATACATGTGATGATTTTCGTGTGGTTGCTTCAGTTTAAAGGGGGGAATGGTATTTCGGCTGATCAGTTGTTTTTTAGAAAGTAA
- a CDS encoding AraC family transcriptional regulator, whose translation MEIRNIHHPFELDILEVSSYSARSHKNTFFEMIFILEGEGIQIVNEHKLPYNPDKLFLVFPQDKHSFEVKTFTRFLFIRFNDSYLKNQSKEWIKKVEYIFHNHNHLPGCILKTVTDKPLIRALALGLICENQKRNPNHHEVITQLINTIITIAARNITLLNESGSLPSSSKDSVSLLNYIHENIYSPEKLRTETMADQFNISATYISEYFKKHTGESLQQYITQYKIKLVETRLLYTQMRLSEICDEFGFTDLSHMNKAFKKYKGLSPTEYRKTNSKE comes from the coding sequence ATGGAAATCCGAAATATCCATCACCCCTTTGAGCTTGATATTCTGGAAGTAAGTTCATACTCTGCCAGGTCACATAAGAACACATTTTTTGAAATGATCTTTATCCTTGAAGGAGAAGGAATACAAATCGTTAATGAGCATAAACTTCCTTATAACCCGGATAAACTATTTCTTGTTTTCCCGCAAGACAAGCATAGTTTTGAAGTAAAGACCTTTACCAGATTTTTGTTTATCCGGTTTAATGACAGTTATTTAAAAAATCAAAGCAAAGAATGGATTAAAAAGGTTGAATATATTTTCCATAACCACAATCATCTTCCAGGATGTATTTTAAAAACAGTTACAGATAAACCTCTGATCAGAGCCCTTGCCCTAGGCCTTATCTGTGAAAATCAAAAACGTAATCCAAATCATCATGAGGTCATAACACAACTCATCAACACGATCATTACAATAGCTGCAAGGAACATAACACTCTTAAATGAATCTGGATCTTTACCTTCCTCTTCTAAAGATTCAGTTTCATTATTAAATTATATACATGAGAACATTTACTCACCGGAAAAATTAAGGACAGAAACAATGGCAGACCAGTTCAACATTTCTGCTACATACATAAGTGAATATTTTAAAAAACATACTGGTGAAAGTCTGCAGCAATACATTACACAGTACAAAATAAAACTAGTTGAAACCAGGCTTCTTTATACTCAAATGAGACTTAGTGAAATCTGTGACGAATTCGGATTTACAGATTTAAGTCATATGAATAAAGCTTTTAAAAAATATAAGGGTCTTAGTCCAACCGAATATAGAAAAACAAATAGTAAAGAGTAG
- a CDS encoding T9SS type A sorting domain-containing protein, with product MRKLRQSVCSILMILAIGNVSAQTPATELVYPKPQHPSEFGTAVSVYDQYTVAASEFENDVYFNGNTNTYFGTVRLFKNNQFVRRYTNGNGANLGLGKKHSVAIGQHAIVAGVIYRYQNNVQSGGVLLAHRLSNGDYQSSFTSTLVPDPVDNESNLNFGAAVAIDGDWIAVGATGRHNALGGVYMFQRTGDQQWTKRGWIFTPMLPSGARFGKCIKISGGQMIVTGGSSVYIYSLQNNGTWLQDYAYTNSVYGYSDVDITNNYAIGGRDGEPALVFKKSGNGVWSLYQTITGTPRFGLNVAISNQNLVISNDLKIFYYQLQNNFTLIGSMYIPSTNAATGRLDKVRVGSDVDIHGDRIIASAVNTNYLSGTNQGAVFTDFFYNGFANPNHLRAESFETETASQFSIYPNPSVSNVSLDCEGVVLKVTATNIEGVNIPVEFSGNTLLVEDFKPGLYFLNVETSTGSYKTKFVKQ from the coding sequence ATGAGAAAACTTAGACAATCTGTATGCAGTATTTTAATGATACTGGCCATTGGCAATGTTAGTGCTCAGACCCCTGCGACTGAACTGGTTTATCCGAAACCTCAGCATCCATCAGAATTCGGAACAGCTGTTTCAGTGTATGATCAATACACCGTTGCTGCCTCCGAATTTGAAAACGATGTATACTTTAACGGAAATACCAACACTTACTTCGGTACCGTAAGATTATTCAAGAATAATCAATTTGTTAGAAGGTATACCAATGGAAATGGCGCAAACCTGGGATTAGGAAAAAAACATTCAGTTGCTATAGGACAACATGCTATTGTTGCAGGAGTAATCTACAGGTATCAAAATAACGTGCAGTCCGGAGGTGTATTACTTGCGCACAGATTGTCTAATGGTGATTACCAAAGTTCCTTTACTTCGACATTAGTTCCGGACCCAGTCGATAATGAATCCAATCTTAATTTTGGTGCTGCGGTAGCAATTGATGGAGACTGGATTGCTGTTGGTGCTACCGGAAGACACAATGCTCTCGGTGGTGTTTATATGTTCCAGAGAACAGGCGATCAGCAGTGGACAAAACGAGGATGGATATTTACACCTATGCTTCCATCCGGAGCCAGATTTGGTAAATGCATAAAAATATCAGGTGGGCAGATGATCGTTACAGGAGGATCTTCTGTTTACATTTACTCATTACAAAATAATGGGACCTGGTTACAGGATTACGCGTATACCAATTCGGTGTATGGTTATTCTGATGTGGATATTACCAATAATTATGCTATTGGCGGAAGAGATGGGGAGCCAGCATTAGTCTTTAAAAAGTCAGGCAATGGTGTTTGGTCTCTTTATCAAACAATCACAGGAACACCGAGATTCGGATTAAATGTAGCTATCAGCAATCAGAACCTGGTTATATCAAATGACTTAAAAATTTTCTATTATCAACTTCAAAACAACTTCACACTAATCGGATCCATGTATATTCCATCTACCAATGCTGCTACAGGCAGACTTGACAAAGTTAGAGTGGGATCTGATGTCGATATTCATGGTGATCGAATCATTGCCAGTGCTGTTAATACCAATTATCTTAGTGGAACTAATCAGGGAGCGGTATTTACAGACTTCTTCTACAACGGATTTGCAAATCCGAACCACTTACGAGCGGAAAGTTTTGAGACAGAAACGGCTTCTCAGTTCTCCATTTACCCGAACCCTTCAGTTTCTAATGTATCCCTGGATTGCGAAGGTGTGGTATTAAAAGTAACTGCTACCAACATTGAAGGAGTTAATATACCTGTAGAATTTAGTGGTAATACTCTTTTGGTTGAAGACTTCAAACCTGGTTTGTATTTCCTGAATGTTGAAACATCTACAGGTTCTTATAAAACCAAGTTTGTTAAGCAATAA
- a CDS encoding DUF808 domain-containing protein, which produces MASGILAILDDIAALMDDVLITSKMATRKTAGILGDDLAVNAEKATGYLSSRELPVIWAITKKSLLNKFIIIPLALLFNFFFPIVIKIVLVLGGFYLAYEGAEKIVEYFFPHPKNDTETEEESTEEDNAAAEKEKIKSAVRTDLILSIEIVIIALGTVLDQSLTIQILTVSVVAIIATIGVYGLVGLLVKTDDLGYKLIRDSKNKGFISKVGHFLVRLLPYIIKFLSVVGTIALLLVSGGIFVHNIEAFHHLFPGLHDVIKEFLIGLVAGLLVVGLVLAGKKVVSFGKK; this is translated from the coding sequence ATGGCTTCTGGTATTCTGGCTATTTTAGATGACATCGCTGCTTTAATGGACGACGTTCTGATAACCAGCAAAATGGCAACACGGAAAACAGCGGGAATCTTAGGTGATGACTTAGCAGTAAATGCAGAAAAAGCAACAGGATATCTTTCTTCGAGAGAACTACCTGTAATCTGGGCAATTACAAAAAAATCTTTACTTAACAAATTTATTATTATCCCGCTGGCCTTATTGTTTAATTTCTTTTTTCCTATAGTTATAAAAATTGTCCTTGTTCTTGGAGGATTTTATTTAGCCTATGAAGGAGCTGAGAAAATTGTTGAATACTTTTTCCCTCACCCTAAAAATGATACAGAGACTGAAGAAGAAAGCACTGAAGAAGATAATGCAGCAGCTGAAAAAGAGAAAATTAAATCAGCAGTCAGGACGGATTTAATTCTTTCTATTGAAATTGTCATCATTGCATTGGGAACCGTTTTAGACCAAAGCCTGACAATACAGATCCTTACTGTGTCAGTGGTAGCAATTATAGCTACTATTGGTGTTTATGGTTTAGTGGGTCTCCTAGTAAAAACAGATGATCTTGGCTACAAACTCATAAGAGATTCTAAAAACAAAGGATTTATATCCAAAGTCGGCCATTTTTTAGTCCGCCTGCTTCCATACATTATTAAGTTCTTATCTGTTGTTGGCACCATTGCTCTGCTATTGGTTTCCGGAGGCATATTTGTTCATAATATAGAGGCGTTTCATCATCTTTTCCCGGGATTGCATGATGTTATCAAAGAGTTTTTAATAGGATTGGTTGCGGGGCTTTTAGTAGTAGGACTGGTTTTGGCAGGAAAGAAAGTTGTTTCATTTGGTAAAAAGTAA
- a CDS encoding SMI1/KNR4 family protein — translation MTNYTEQIQRIKEKLLEAKNTDKNLKVFGAASHRYIIHEPATLKKVSEIEAKYSIELPECYKAFILHIGNGGISSQNSAAGPFYGIYPVGVNINELIYNNTEEYLKNGCIIMPKMTDEYWKSITSNPEENKAISNEDFDVKSGILWAGILPIGSQGCSYIHGIVLNGPHKGRVVNLDIDRQKPQFTFENNFLDWYERWLDEVISGELIKDVPSSFGYRKGGSEEQLLASFLTSKDMEEKNDNLSGLLNKNSLSNHTLNQIENLININSEPKNKLIQLLSKSDYARAKPYLIELTKTDLCSAFQFIYWYAKDKSKEWITVIENNIHRIDNDETFRFCSYLLKETNTDYGRLIEPFTKNINDNIRAQAFYTLGLLKNKKDYLDCFIEGLQDKSNKVVHSTLQALSGVKDKKLLNHYKQIAERFPIEQDYILANLNHRLADYGLTNKTILNQNIPEQSTKKWYEIWK, via the coding sequence ATGACAAATTACACCGAACAAATCCAACGAATAAAAGAAAAACTTCTTGAAGCTAAAAATACAGACAAAAATTTAAAAGTTTTTGGAGCTGCAAGCCATAGATACATCATTCATGAGCCGGCAACACTAAAAAAAGTTAGCGAAATTGAGGCTAAATATTCTATTGAATTACCTGAATGTTATAAAGCATTTATACTCCATATTGGGAATGGCGGCATTAGTTCGCAAAATTCTGCGGCAGGACCATTTTACGGAATTTATCCGGTAGGAGTAAATATCAATGAATTGATTTATAATAATACCGAAGAATACTTAAAAAATGGCTGCATCATAATGCCGAAAATGACTGATGAGTATTGGAAGAGCATAACCAGCAATCCAGAAGAAAACAAAGCAATATCTAATGAAGATTTCGATGTAAAATCAGGTATATTATGGGCAGGTATACTACCAATTGGCTCTCAAGGCTGCTCCTACATTCACGGTATTGTGCTTAATGGACCACATAAAGGACGAGTTGTGAATCTTGATATAGACAGGCAAAAACCTCAATTCACCTTTGAGAATAATTTTTTGGATTGGTATGAAAGATGGCTGGATGAAGTAATTTCAGGTGAACTGATTAAGGATGTCCCAAGTTCATTCGGATACAGGAAAGGTGGCTCAGAAGAGCAATTATTAGCTTCGTTTCTAACCTCTAAGGATATGGAGGAGAAAAATGATAATTTAAGCGGACTATTGAATAAAAACTCCTTATCCAACCATACTTTAAATCAAATTGAAAATTTAATCAACATCAATTCTGAACCTAAAAATAAATTAATCCAGTTGCTGAGTAAATCAGATTACGCAAGAGCAAAACCCTATTTAATTGAATTAACAAAAACAGATTTATGTTCCGCATTTCAATTTATATACTGGTATGCAAAAGATAAAAGCAAAGAATGGATAACCGTTATTGAGAATAATATTCATAGAATTGATAATGATGAAACGTTTAGATTCTGTTCCTATTTACTAAAAGAAACAAACACTGACTATGGAAGGCTTATTGAACCGTTTACCAAAAATATTAATGATAATATAAGAGCGCAAGCATTTTACACACTGGGACTATTAAAAAATAAGAAAGACTATTTAGATTGCTTTATTGAAGGACTACAAGACAAATCAAACAAGGTGGTACATTCAACCTTGCAGGCCTTATCAGGTGTAAAGGACAAAAAATTATTAAACCATTATAAACAAATTGCAGAAAGATTTCCAATAGAACAAGATTATATTCTTGCAAATCTTAATCATAGACTTGCTGATTATGGATTAACAAACAAAACAATTTTAAATCAAAACATTCCAGAACAATCAACAAAGAAATGGTATGAGATATGGAAATAA
- a CDS encoding pre-peptidase C-terminal domain-containing protein, whose product MRKMNLLLLTGGLLLILGHQAFAQKYKEKDHGSIDSFKGKIKNKRALDIDLPGKDKAFRGEVNHDKVRNGATTVAGILKDELSAGFQFTYTEKGVEGLVVLKDKKQAFRYYTEKGKVKSKEVNINSVMCVEYASNIPGTSQAPPIAQAPPSGDPIYSLQSLPGAGAVVYLDFDGETVTDTYWNSWYNNGNIINAQAAAVNATQIQEIFNVVSEDFLPFQLNITTSLSVYNAAPANRRMRVVFTETSDFFPFAGGVAFVGIFSGGNPLVSPAWVFTGNLQNAKNMGEAASHEIGHTLGLDHDGKTGVSEYYEGHNGWAPIMGVGYYHPLSQWSKCEYPNAYNPGLTTPQDDLDIITTLNGFGYRTDEDLNTTASARNLTIDGSGNVLAANNKGIISKRTDIDYFKFTATTQSNLALSISPAQMHGDLDIQVRLLNSSGSQIAVYNPAGPGKVDISNAINTGTYYLEIDGVGQGDLTTGYSDYGSLGAYSISGQLSACGNNFEPNESIAAASLINVNTTNNAAITTSTDVDYYKLNVTTANQDIELILKNLTANLKLELLSSTGTVLFTSDNYGTSDEKISYLATTTGLYYIRVTGVSGAVTTGCYTLANSVKVNNCPTANEPNESIAAATAFPLRSSVQGAINTTTDKDFYKLINLTAGSVLKINLTGLTVDIDIRLLNSSGTLVAGSYNGSFSDENITYNVPATGTYYLEMYGYMGANSRFCYTLTNDVILSCQNAYEPNNQPSQPMPEIPLNSTITADFNLPTYDYDYYVVTVPEKGTLSFSLTNPPATGIWLLLYNSAHTFLTQSNTLALSFTVTTPGKYTILAFNSVTTTNLSCYNLTNTFTPECNLFEPNNTVATATVTSLNGSFRSTFTAATDVDYFKLTVTERGQLNISIEDRDPTSIIVYNPAGQIITGNSNTGWNWPRNFLVAAATTGDYIIELKPVTSYPITYPTQCYKIQTSFVPMPVTLSGNAVKFNGDNYGVIGDESGIYIPASNKHHIENANMKFSLEAIVKSDQVPYPGRFSSSDSPDEGIFSSPTIGQLGIVRSESLTGKDLLYFYYYGGELYYEYNFKDGLCHHIAVVHDGTNLILYIDGAKVVEQLKQYPTNTPYVTGDTHPIILGAFGNGADFGFQKSFRGTIKEVRFWKDVTRPQATIQDQMNKGLNGNETGLLCYWKLNETTGQYAYDRSINDGITFPFPEPGYFGLTPDNNYSDPSRVTNSCTSIGSARLANADAIDFMNSSQKNVQVYPNPFNEELKFILNENETEQHYNAELKNSLGITVFEQKEVVPGVEYSIKENIVPGTYFLEITSGNEKRVIKLIKL is encoded by the coding sequence ATGAGAAAAATGAATTTACTCCTTCTCACAGGAGGACTTCTATTGATTTTAGGGCACCAGGCGTTTGCCCAGAAATACAAAGAGAAAGATCATGGCTCTATTGATTCCTTTAAAGGAAAAATAAAAAATAAGAGAGCCCTTGATATTGACCTGCCAGGAAAAGACAAAGCATTCAGGGGTGAAGTAAACCATGATAAAGTCAGGAATGGAGCTACAACAGTTGCCGGTATTTTAAAAGATGAACTCTCTGCGGGCTTTCAATTTACATACACAGAGAAAGGTGTAGAAGGACTGGTAGTTCTGAAAGACAAAAAGCAAGCCTTCAGATATTATACAGAAAAAGGAAAAGTAAAATCAAAGGAAGTTAATATTAACTCAGTGATGTGTGTTGAATATGCCTCCAATATCCCTGGGACTTCCCAGGCTCCTCCTATAGCACAAGCCCCACCGTCCGGAGATCCGATTTACAGTTTACAAAGTTTACCTGGTGCAGGTGCGGTAGTTTACCTGGACTTCGACGGAGAAACTGTAACAGATACATACTGGAATTCTTGGTATAACAACGGAAATATTATAAATGCACAGGCTGCCGCTGTAAATGCTACTCAGATTCAGGAAATATTCAATGTTGTATCTGAAGATTTTTTACCATTCCAATTGAATATTACTACAAGTTTGAGTGTGTACAATGCAGCTCCGGCCAACAGAAGAATGAGAGTTGTATTTACAGAGACAAGTGATTTTTTCCCTTTTGCAGGTGGAGTTGCTTTTGTCGGAATTTTTTCCGGAGGAAACCCATTAGTTAGTCCTGCCTGGGTTTTTACAGGTAATCTTCAGAATGCGAAAAATATGGGTGAAGCTGCCTCTCACGAAATCGGACATACTTTGGGCCTTGATCATGATGGCAAAACTGGTGTATCAGAATATTATGAAGGTCATAATGGCTGGGCACCTATAATGGGCGTAGGATATTACCACCCTTTGTCTCAATGGAGTAAATGTGAATATCCCAATGCATACAACCCTGGTCTAACTACACCACAGGATGACCTGGACATAATCACAACATTAAATGGTTTTGGTTATAGAACAGATGAAGACCTGAATACTACCGCTTCAGCCAGAAATCTGACTATAGATGGTTCAGGAAACGTCCTTGCTGCAAACAACAAAGGTATCATAAGCAAACGAACAGATATAGACTATTTCAAATTTACAGCGACCACCCAGTCAAATCTTGCGCTGAGTATTTCACCGGCACAGATGCATGGTGATCTTGATATCCAGGTAAGATTATTAAACTCAAGTGGTAGCCAAATCGCTGTATACAATCCGGCAGGACCAGGTAAAGTAGATATCTCCAATGCTATTAATACTGGAACATACTATCTGGAAATAGATGGAGTAGGGCAAGGAGATCTTACTACAGGATATTCTGACTATGGTTCATTAGGAGCTTATTCTATTTCAGGACAACTCAGTGCATGTGGAAACAATTTTGAACCGAATGAATCAATCGCAGCAGCTTCTCTGATAAACGTTAATACAACAAATAATGCGGCAATTACAACTTCCACAGATGTTGACTATTATAAGCTGAACGTTACAACTGCCAATCAGGATATAGAGCTGATATTGAAAAATCTGACAGCAAATTTAAAACTGGAATTACTAAGTTCCACTGGTACTGTGTTGTTCACCTCTGATAATTACGGAACCTCAGATGAAAAAATCAGTTACCTGGCTACGACTACAGGACTTTATTATATAAGAGTAACTGGTGTGAGTGGTGCTGTTACTACTGGTTGCTACACATTGGCAAATTCAGTAAAAGTCAATAACTGTCCAACCGCAAATGAACCAAATGAAAGTATTGCAGCAGCAACAGCTTTTCCTTTGAGAAGTTCTGTACAGGGAGCAATAAATACCACTACTGATAAAGATTTTTACAAACTGATCAATTTAACTGCAGGATCAGTATTGAAAATAAATTTAACAGGTCTTACTGTAGACATTGATATAAGGCTATTAAATTCATCTGGAACTCTGGTAGCTGGTTCATACAATGGAAGTTTTTCAGACGAAAATATCACTTATAATGTCCCTGCAACAGGCACATATTACCTTGAAATGTATGGATATATGGGTGCAAACAGCAGATTTTGCTATACGCTTACCAATGATGTGATCCTTTCATGTCAGAATGCTTATGAACCCAATAATCAGCCATCTCAGCCTATGCCGGAGATCCCTCTTAACTCTACTATTACTGCAGATTTTAATCTACCAACGTATGATTACGACTATTACGTGGTAACTGTACCTGAAAAGGGAACGCTTTCCTTTTCCCTTACCAACCCACCTGCTACAGGAATCTGGTTGTTGCTTTACAACTCAGCCCATACATTTTTAACACAAAGCAATACCCTGGCATTATCTTTTACAGTAACCACTCCGGGAAAATATACCATCCTGGCTTTTAATTCAGTTACAACTACAAACTTAAGTTGTTATAACTTAACCAACACATTTACTCCGGAATGCAATCTCTTTGAACCTAATAACACTGTAGCAACAGCTACTGTAACTTCACTAAACGGAAGTTTCAGAAGCACATTCACTGCTGCTACTGACGTAGATTATTTTAAACTAACCGTAACTGAAAGAGGTCAACTGAACATTTCAATTGAAGATAGAGATCCAACTTCCATTATTGTATATAACCCGGCTGGACAGATTATAACAGGTAATTCAAATACCGGATGGAACTGGCCAAGAAATTTTCTTGTGGCGGCAGCTACAACCGGGGATTACATCATTGAATTGAAACCGGTGACGAGCTATCCTATTACTTACCCAACCCAATGTTATAAAATACAGACAAGCTTTGTCCCTATGCCCGTGACTCTTTCCGGCAATGCTGTGAAGTTTAACGGGGATAATTATGGTGTTATCGGAGATGAATCTGGTATTTATATTCCTGCAAGCAACAAGCACCACATTGAAAACGCAAATATGAAGTTCTCACTGGAAGCTATTGTAAAATCTGATCAGGTACCTTACCCAGGAAGATTTAGTAGTAGTGATTCACCTGATGAAGGAATTTTCAGTAGTCCTACTATAGGTCAATTAGGAATTGTAAGAAGTGAATCATTGACTGGTAAAGATCTGTTGTACTTTTATTACTATGGTGGTGAATTATATTATGAATATAATTTTAAAGATGGCCTGTGCCACCATATTGCAGTTGTACACGATGGTACTAATTTAATTTTGTATATAGATGGAGCCAAGGTTGTTGAACAATTAAAACAATATCCAACAAATACACCATACGTAACAGGTGATACTCATCCGATAATTTTAGGTGCTTTTGGCAATGGAGCTGATTTTGGCTTTCAGAAAAGTTTCAGAGGAACTATAAAAGAAGTTCGTTTCTGGAAAGATGTTACAAGACCTCAGGCCACTATACAAGATCAGATGAATAAGGGATTGAATGGTAATGAAACAGGCTTGTTGTGTTACTGGAAATTAAATGAAACTACTGGTCAATATGCCTATGACCGCAGTATCAATGATGGAATTACATTCCCATTCCCCGAACCGGGATATTTCGGATTGACACCAGATAATAATTATTCGGACCCAAGTCGCGTTACAAATTCATGCACTAGCATTGGAAGTGCGAGATTGGCAAATGCAGATGCCATTGATTTTATGAATTCATCTCAAAAAAATGTTCAGGTATATCCTAATCCATTTAATGAAGAATTAAAATTTATATTAAATGAAAATGAAACTGAACAACATTACAATGCTGAATTAAAAAACTCATTAGGAATAACCGTTTTTGAGCAAAAAGAAGTTGTTCCGGGAGTCGAGTATTCTATTAAAGAAAACATAGTCCCTGGAACCTATTTTCTGGAAATCACCAGTGGAAATGAGAAGAGGGTAATTAAGTTAATTAAACTTTAA
- a CDS encoding HD domain-containing protein: protein MNKKWSIDDIQNTWQLATKLHDGQKYGGANQGEHIEYINHIGSVVFEIMTAITMEDGMNSDLAIKCAILHDTIEDTNLSYDDILSRFGSAVANGVLALTKKENISGKREKMLDSLNRIKEQPKEIWAIKMADRISNLYAPPFYWTNEKKKEYLEEARLIHNELQAGNNYLGMRLANKITEYQKFID from the coding sequence ATGAACAAAAAATGGTCTATTGATGACATTCAAAACACCTGGCAATTAGCAACAAAACTCCATGATGGGCAAAAGTACGGGGGAGCGAATCAAGGAGAGCATATAGAATATATCAATCATATTGGCAGTGTAGTTTTTGAAATTATGACAGCCATTACTATGGAAGATGGAATGAATTCTGATCTGGCTATAAAATGTGCAATTCTCCATGATACCATTGAAGATACTAACTTATCTTATGATGATATTTTATCAAGGTTTGGCAGTGCAGTAGCTAATGGAGTTTTAGCATTGACCAAAAAAGAAAACATAAGTGGAAAAAGAGAAAAAATGCTTGATAGTTTAAACCGCATAAAAGAGCAACCCAAGGAAATTTGGGCTATCAAAATGGCTGACAGAATTTCTAATTTATATGCCCCACCTTTTTATTGGACTAATGAGAAGAAAAAGGAATACCTTGAGGAAGCTCGTTTAATTCACAATGAATTGCAAGCTGGCAACAACTATCTGGGAATGAGACTTGCTAATAAGATTACAGAATATCAGAAGTTTATCGATTAA